In Vicia villosa cultivar HV-30 ecotype Madison, WI linkage group LG7, Vvil1.0, whole genome shotgun sequence, the DNA window AAGCTATGACTGATCCCAATTGGCGTCAGGCGATGATGGAAGAAATGGCTGCATTGCATTCAAATAACACTTGGAATATTGTTACTTTACCTTCCGACAAAACTACAGTAGGATGTCGATGGGTTTATACAGTGAAGGTTGGACCAGATGGTAAAATCGATCGTTTTAAAGCTCGTTTGGTAGCCAAAGGATATACACAGATATTTGATCTTGATTATGGTGACACTTTTTCTCCAGTGGCCAAGATTAGTTCAGTCCGTCTCTTCCTTGCAATGGCTGCTATTAATCATTGGCCGCTTCATCAATTAGACATTAAAAATGCCTTTTTACATGGAGAATTGGAGGAGGAAGTATATATGGACCAACCTCCAGGTTTTACCGTTCCCGGCAATTCTAGACTTGTCTGTAGGCTTCGTCGGTCTCTTTATGGGCTGAAACAGTCTCCACGTGCTTGGTTTGGTCGCTTCAGCTCTGCCTTGATACAATTTGGTATGACTAGATGTGAATCAGATCACTcggttttctttcttctttcctctACCGGTCAACGCATCTTTCTTgtggtctatgttgatgacattgttATCACTGGAGATGATACAGAGGGTATCCAACGGCTCAAAACGCATCTTTTCAACAACTTTCAGACAAAAGATTTGGGTCCACTCAGATACTTCTTGGGTATTGAAGTTGCTCATTCCTCGTCAGGCATTGCAATTAACCAACGTAAGTATGCATTAGACATCCTCAATGAAACTGGTATGCTTGATTGTCGTCCAATTGATACTCCTATGGATCCCAACGTCAAGCTACTTCCGGGTCAGGGGGAGCTGTTGAAAGACCCGGGAAGATATCGACGTCTAGTGGGTAGACTCAATTATCTTACCGTCACCAGACCAGATATTACTTTTGCAGTGAGCATTGTGAGTCAATTTCTGAATGCTCCTTGTGATACTCATTGGAATGCAATTATTCGGATTCTCAGATATATAAAGAATGCACCAGGAAGAGGCCTATTATATGAAGATTAGGGTGATGCTAAAATCACGTGTTATTCCGACGCAGATTGGGCAGGATCACCGTCGGATAGGAGATCCACTTCTGGATATTGTGTTCTTATTGGAGGAAATATGATCTCATGGAGGAGCAAGAAACAAAACACAGTTGCACTATCTAGTGCTGAAGCTGAATATCGTGCTATGGCAGCAGCATCAAAGGAACTTGCGTGGCTCAAGAATTTACTCTCTGAACTTAAGTTGGGAGACCTTCAGGACACAAGACTCATATGCGACAATCAAGCGGCACTTCACATTGCATCCAATCCGGTATTCCATGAacgaaccaaacacatagaaatAGATTGTCACTATGTAAGGGAAAAAGTACTATCAGGAGAAATAACCACAGAGTTCGTCAAATCTGAAGATCAATTGGCTGATATGTTTACCAAGTCTCTTAAGGGTTCTCGAGTGAATTATATTTGTAACAAGCTCGGATCATACGATATATACGATCcggcttgagggggagtgttgagaatcggTTACAAATCAATTAGTATTGATTTGTATTCAATTAGTCATAAGTGTAAATTATATCATTACCTATTGTGTATACATATTTTGCATATAAATATACAGTATGTGTGATCATATTCGACACACAGAAATACAATCACAACAGGAATCAATTAGAGTAAGTAGGATAACACTCGCCTAATTATTATTCTTGAAAGTTAGTTCTGTCGCTAAATGAAATAAAAGTAATATATGTGAAAAgctgaattcttatctacccaactcaaaaagttgggtaaagttaccttcttggaaacaacaaacaattgtactattttagaattaaatatattaaaattaaatggaatCTTGTAATTGGTTGAAtgacactacccaactttttgagatgggtagagaagttgtccccatgTGAAAATGCTCAAGAAGATGCATCAAGGACAAAACTTTGGTATAAAAACATTAAGAAAATGCTCTTAGGTGAGAAATTAGTAAAATTTTCTAGTCAAGCCTATGGAGGAAATTTAATCTTTGAGGGGGAAATTAGTAAAATTTTCTAGAAGAACCTTTTAGCTAAATGATCCCAACAAGAACTCTTAAGACATAAGTTAGCTGCCCTCTGTGATTTTGATTGAGTCCCGATATATGCATGTGCCTGAACTCAATAACTGATTTTGTGCATTTCCTTTGTGAGCTAATTGCATGAGTACAAATAATAATTCAAGCTGGGTGAGTTTCATAACCctgtttttatcatttttaatcaTTTGAATTTATCATATATTGCATATTTTTCGTTCCTGTTTGTTTCTATTTtacttctttttcttgttttcattTTGATTAAGATTTTTGAAGAGAATTGAAGGTTTTAAAGCCATAATCAAGTACAAAGAAGCTAAGACATAAAGACATGTTAAGAAAAATGAATCCAAAACAAGAAAGCGGAGGAACTAGCATCATCCAGGAGGCGTTACGGCCTGGCCATAATGGTCCCAAAACTAGAATTTAAAATTTTCCAATTCTTTTGGACATGCAAAGCTGAGAGTGTTACGGTCTCGCCGTAATGGCCCCCAATGGTTCATGCGATTACGTTTTCAACTGTTTCATTTTTTGGTTGTTCGGCATAAATTAGAGCATAACGCAGATTATTTCTATCATCATAGAATTTAAGCTTATATAATACATTGTAACCTCATAATAATCTCTCTTAGAATTCTTCTGCATAATTTATTTTTCCCTTGTTTACATTCTTGCAAAAGTCTCCATTGGAGTATAACATTGctttaatttcattttataatTCAGGTTGACTTTTGCTAATTCTTTATGGTTATAATTTGGTTTTATGTATTCAATGCTTATCTCTTTATAAATATTTGTACACGCGTTTATTGTTACTATGTGTGAGTAGTCTTATAATAGACCTAAGATCATAAGAATTGTCTAAACGACAAACCTCACGTCGACTCTTATTAATTGGAAATCAAAAAGAGACAAATTGAGCATGGTAGGtgcaatcaaaaaataaaaaaagttctcCTGGTTAGTTAGTGCAACAGACATGGGTAtctttatataatattatattcattttatattattttgtttattgtaCAACTTTCCAGGAATCCAGTGACTTGAAAATACAAGGACTATTTAATGTGAGTCTTTTCTTTAGATAACTTCATCTAAGCATTCTTCTTCCCTTGCTCTACAATCATGGAGCTTCACAACAACTTCTCTAACTTTACCATACTGTCATCGTTTATCTTCCTCTTGGTACTATTCAAAATAGTTAAGAGATGGACTACTTCTAAAAATTCTAACCCCAATTTACCACCAGGACCATGGACACTTCCCTTTATAGGGAACATACATCAAATTATTAGCAGCCCATTGCCTCATCATTCCTTCAAAACTTTGGCACAAAAGTATGGTCCTTTGATGTACCTAAAACTTGGTGAGGTACCATACATAATAGTTAGTTCACCAGAAATggccaaagaaattacaaaaacaCATGATCTCAATTTTTGTGATAGGCCAAATCTTATGTTGTCCACTatatttggttataataataCTGATATTATATTCTCTATATATGGAGAACACTGGAGGCAGCTACGAAAAATATGTGTTATAGAGCTCTTGAGTGTAAAGCGTGTCCAGTCATTTAGGTTCATAAGAGAAGAGGAGGTGGCAGACCTTGTGAAATCAATAGCTTCAAGTGAAGGATCAATTGTTAATCTTTCTTATAAGATTTCAGACATGACGCACGGGATAGTGACGAGAGCAGCTTTTGGAAAAAGGAATAAACACGAACAAGTATTCAAATCAGCACTTGATGAAATAGTAAGTTTGATGGGGGGATTTTGTATTGCTGATCTGTATCCATCTGTTAAATTGCTTCAAAGGATGACTACGGCAAAGACAAAATTTGAAAAACTTCATAGAGAGATTGACACAATTATGCAAGATATCGTGAACGATCACAAAAGCATTTACAGGGGAGTAAGCAAGGATGAAGATATAGTTGATGCTCTTCTCAAGATTCAACAGGAAAATGAACACACACAACATCGCGTGACTGACGTCAATATGAAATCTATCATCCTGGTTAGTTTGCAATTAACCGTTCTTTTCTTTCTAcaatttaaaaactaaattataaatttgcatatgttattaatattattaatccaCTTGCAGGACATGTTCGCTGCTGGTACTGAAACATCCTCAAGTTTTACGGCATGGTGTATGTCTGAGATAGTAAAGAATCCAAAGGTAATGGAAGAAGCACAAGCTGAAGTAAGAAGAGTGTTTGATAAAAAAGGGTATGTAGATGAGACAAAGATACATGAACTAATATACTTAAAGTCTGTCATCAAAGAAACACTAAGACTGCATCCTATTGTACCACTGTTACTTCCAAGAGAAAGTAGGGAGAGGTGCCAAATCGATGGGTATGAGATCCCAGCTAAGACAAGGGTTATGATCAATGCTTGGGCTATTGGAAGAGATCACAAGTATTGGGTTGAAGCCGAGAGTTTTAAACCTGAGAGGTTTCTTAATAGCCCAATTGAATTCAAAGGCACGGACTTTGAATTTATACCATTTGGTGCTGGAAGGAGAATGTGTCCAGGACTTGCATTTGCCTTACCTAATGTTGAGCTACCTCTTGCTCAATTACTTTACAACTTTAATTGGAAGCTTCCCTATGATATGAAGAATGAAGAATTGGATATGACTGAGGCATTTGGAATCACATCCAGAAGAAAACATGACTTATGCTTGATTCCTAGTATTCGTCGTCTTTGATATGTATTTCTTAATCAAATTCACAAAGTATTTTATTTCTCATAAATGAATATGATGTTTGTAACAAAGCTTGTAAGTTATTGAAGTGTGGTTCTGCAATGTTGTAGGAGACATTAGTCCAAGAAAAATGTTTTCCAAGATTGTCAAGGATTAAATCCGcctaaaataaatacaaaatcaaCCTTAAAATTGAAGAAGAGGTCGTGGATGGAAGCTGACGGTGGAGCCACAAACGGAGGGTGTGACAATGTATCTGAGTACGGGGGAGTTTGGTTTGTCATAACTTGAGTTCGATTTTTTTCATTCGAGAGTATTGGGTTTCATTATTTTAGTTCGTGGATTCATTCATTAATAGCTTATGTTTTTCCCTTGTTATGGATCTGTTGAATCTCACCAATTATAAATGTGTATCTTGTGCATGCTTACTATCACAATCTTCAGTGCCTTAAAGCTAAAGATAAATAGGCGGGTTTGAGAATCTTAATGGTAAGCTAAGACAAGCATGGAAAAATCTCTTAGAGTGTGTTTGAGGAATTTAAGAAACCCTTGGAGATATCTAAGGGGAATTGGGAAACACTTCTAAATACCTTGGGCTTGAGTGATTCTTATATAGAGAGTTGAAAAGATTGGGAAATACTTGGATATAAAATTGGGTATGTTCTTGGGAACATTGATTACTATTTTCTTATAACTCAATTGTAATCTTTGTAAGAACTCTTAATAATAAAGTGAATCGGAGAGCTACTCTCTCCCAACTAGATCGTCTG includes these proteins:
- the LOC131615748 gene encoding cytochrome P450 71D10-like, with translation MELHNNFSNFTILSSFIFLLVLFKIVKRWTTSKNSNPNLPPGPWTLPFIGNIHQIISSPLPHHSFKTLAQKYGPLMYLKLGEVPYIIVSSPEMAKEITKTHDLNFCDRPNLMLSTIFGYNNTDIIFSIYGEHWRQLRKICVIELLSVKRVQSFRFIREEEVADLVKSIASSEGSIVNLSYKISDMTHGIVTRAAFGKRNKHEQVFKSALDEIVSLMGGFCIADLYPSVKLLQRMTTAKTKFEKLHREIDTIMQDIVNDHKSIYRGVSKDEDIVDALLKIQQENEHTQHRVTDVNMKSIILDMFAAGTETSSSFTAWCMSEIVKNPKVMEEAQAEVRRVFDKKGYVDETKIHELIYLKSVIKETLRLHPIVPLLLPRESRERCQIDGYEIPAKTRVMINAWAIGRDHKYWVEAESFKPERFLNSPIEFKGTDFEFIPFGAGRRMCPGLAFALPNVELPLAQLLYNFNWKLPYDMKNEELDMTEAFGITSRRKHDLCLIPSIRRL